The sequence tttctaatgctccCGCCCTAGCGGGAGTTGTTGTTTGTTACCACTTCTCATTTCTCTGCTCCTCATAGCATTGGGATGCAAAGAGCTGGTGCTGTTACTGTCATGTGACcgctgggtctaaaggggttaatcaaaactactgggtctaattagtcccagtacagctctgatcggCACCACCAGTAGCAGGTGGTGGTTTTCCTCTGAATGTAGCTCTTATAAATGCCTCAATTACAGGGAAAAACTTGTACaacaaaaagaataaagtaaaatttaTAACGATTACATATATACCAAAACGACCGAAACAAAATGGGGAATTCATTAATTccgtatttaaaaaataaaaaataaattaaaattaaaaaaaaaatactataaattaccaaagactttttttttttaatttttaactccaaacaagaatataaatgaaaaatttatttttaaacttataaCGTTTTGACTAACTCTGTGTCCTTAAAAAtattaaggtagcatgcaaaaaataaGTTATGGCCATGGAACCGCCACTTACGaatatttgctaaaaatgcccaaTCGCCAGAGACTTTTCAGGGCGCGTCACTGAGTTAAATCCCTTAAATCAAAAGGGACGAAGTTTCTATTAGCCCTTAAATTCAAACTGCAAATGGAAGTCTAAATAATGTAGATTATTTAAAAATTAAGACATTTGCTCTTAAAACTCTCATCCAAGCTGGtttatctaccaaaaaaaaattctaaatacatACACAACAAACTCAGCAAAATGTATCAGAATATTCAAGTACACACAATTGCGTTTCTGCAACTTTTCAGACTTTTCTGAATTAAATGCATAATAACCTTGGTTCCAATCTTTTGACTTAAATGTGTACTTGTCCAGTCCCCTTGTTCAAACAAACTTTTCataggacatttaaaaaaaaaaaaaagtgaacagtTAATACATACCATACGTGTCTGTATTCACAGGAGCGTGTATTAAAAGGAGCGCCAAAACCGCAGGGTGTGACAAACAATTTTTACAAGAAAATTGCACAGGGGATAACATAGGTATATAATTTCTGTCCCCTATATAAACTGTGACCCTAACCAAAAACTACTGTGGTAATAAGGCCACTTTCAGATGGCTGTAATATGAGCACACTTGTATTATAGGCACAATACCAGAACCTCATTGGTTAAGTGTGCTGTAGTTGTGAGAAATAGCAACTGTATTACAACTGTTTGAAATACTGTGTTTTATGTatctgtttgtgtgtatgtatatgtgtaagatATGTAAAATGTTAATGGGCAAAAATGTTCTTTCCCCTTTGGATGAGCTAcaattacagaaagtatatttaccTTCTGCGGACTGTTCATTCACGCCTGCAGCCCTTTCTTGGGGGGACTTCATATGATTACATCTTGTATCTCTGGCACCAAAGTTCTAGTTTGGCTTTAGAATTGAGAGCCACTCACAGTAATACCTTAGTTCTGTGGCAAAAATACCTCCTGAaatgtttctaggtgctgtaGATTTGACTGGAAATTACCAGACCTAAAACATGTCTACTGAATGTCTGCCATGCCATTATTGTAcattaatgaaagggttaaagggattgCCTTGTAAAGCAAACTAATGTGTAaatatattgaatttttttaaaaatccagctGCGATCAACCTTGTTCTCCCGTTGTCTTCTGTCAAATTACTCATGCAGCAGCTCCCCTTGTTAAATGTTATGCAAGTGCTGCAGATATTAAAAGTTCATCAATTATTATAGCTggacagcatttcacaaatgggGCTAATTAATTGCAAGTCACTTGAATCAAAAGTTCCTTTATTCAATTTCTAAATTGCAGACAACAAAAGAAAGATGGATGAAACTGATGCTTCTTCAGCTGTTAAAATCAAGCGAGCTGTAACAAAAACTTCCGACCTCATTGTGCTTGGCTTGCCATGGAAAACAACTGAGCAGGATCTGAAAGACTACTTTAGCACATTTGGTGAAGTCATTATGGTCCAGGTAAAGATTTGTTTGCAGACACTTGCGATATAGCTGCTATTTGAATGTTGCCAATTCACTCACTACTTTGTTTTTACAGGTTAAAAAAGATGCTAAAACAGGTCACTCTAAAGGCTTTGGCTTTGTAAGGTTTGCCGATTATGAAACGCAAGTAAAAGTGATGTCCCAGCGCCACATGATTGATGGAAGATGGTGTGATTGTAAACTTCCCAATTCCAAGGTAAAGATTTATACATGCTTGTAAGTGCGTTTCAAGCAAGTGGTACTTGTTggcttcttttaaaggaaatctaccatttgttttcatgaattgtgaaccaaacatgccttgagaatgctgtagctacactgatgcagaaacttatcttgtgttaatccctgaactgagtggttttgctgaaaataaaTTATAAGATTTGTGGTGAGGCTGGAGCTTCATTTcaccctaattatacactgcttcaaagtatgatgtaatcactgttgtGCCTCACAGCTGCtgggagtcatccagctcaggttaattacTCCTTTCTGGACATCTTTATTGtggtttttacaatttttttttttttttttttttaacaatgaaaCTGTAGAACATACCTTCACTACagtattcttaaggtatgtttggttcacaatgcatgaaaaaaatTTCCTTTAATCTTTGAAGAGCCTCAAGTATATAGTGCTACTTTCCCGGAGTCTTTTATATTCTAAAAGAATACGTTTTGGGAACCATGTGAAGTTGGCAAAATTGTAGATAAGCTGCTAGTATCAGCTTAGCCCTGCTTGAGGCAGCACTCGCTAATCTAGTTGCAGTTGCAAACTACTTCAGTTTTCTGGAAAAACACATTGGTAAATCTCATCTGTTATGACTTCTTTACAGCAAAGCCCAGATGAACCTATGCGCAGCCGTAAGGTTTTTGTTGGTCGGTGCACCGAGGACATGACTGCAGAGGAGCTCCGCCAATTCTTCACACAATATGGAGAGGTTGTGGATGTGTTCATCCCAAAGCCATTTAGAGCATTTTCCTTTGTGACCTTTGCGGATGATCAGGTAAGATTCGAACTTCATGATGTAAACATGCCAATAGATGTGTCCTTACACATGTTTCAACCTTTTTACCCCTCTTGTGGAAATGTTTTGAACCTAAACTGGTTTTGTGACCTGAGAGTTGTAATAGTGTTAGGCAGAACCTGCATATGGATTACCTTTAAGTGAAATGAAGGTCGGCTCCTCAGATATTGACCTTAAATGGTCACTGTACATTTAACACTTGGTAGTAAATACAAGGGAACAGAGCATGtcttaatgtaatatatatatatatatatatatatttttttttttttacccttctcTCTTCATAAGATGACACAGTAGCATTCAGATCACCTgctagatggggggggggagggcgggGGGAGATTTGCTGCCTGTTCTGTTTAGTGTAGCCAAGTATATAATTGGTTTTCCTTTTCGGCTGTGTAGGTTAACTTTATTTGCGTAATATAAGTTACGGATATTTGCGTAATATAAGTTACGGATATTGTGTCTTTATATAGTGAACCCTTCatctatcttcctcctgttatacagcaggagcacATTGCATCTTTATTATATGATCACAGTTCATGTCCTACCTCCAGCCGTGACAAAGCTGTTATTTTGCAAATACACGTTTCTCAGGGCAATTTTTAAATGTCCAGGTTATCCTTCAAATTAAGCTTTCTCTATCCATATTGGATTTGGAGAGGGGTGGGCGTTTTAAGATTGCttggactcctcctcctccacccctccacccccccccccaaatccagCATACAATATAATGGACCATACAAATCGCCTAAATTTCCATTGAAATGTCCAAAAATTtggatttgtgttttttttcttgccaCTAAGTGAATGTCTTTAATTCTTTTTCAAGGTTGCCCAATCTTTGTGTGGTGAAGATCTAATTATCAAAGGAGTCAGTGTCCATGTATCTACAGCAGAACCCaagcataataataacaataggaGCCCTTTGGAGAGGGGTGGCAGATTCCCAGGACCAAACTTTGGGAATCAGGGGTACCCTAATAACAGGCCAAACAGTGGTGGGCTTGGTAACAATCAGCCAAATAACAtggggggtggtggtggtggcggcATGAACTTTGGGGCCTTCAGCATTAACCCTGCAATGATGGCTGCAGCTCAGGCAGCTTTACAGAGTAGCTGGGGTATGATGGGCATGCTCGCAAGTCAGCAAAATCAGCCTGGCCCACAGGGTAACAATCAGGGTCAAGGGAATCAGCCAAGAGACCAGTCACAGAGTTTTGGCTCTGCTAGCAATTCCTATGGCTCAAACTCAGGGGCTATAGGGTGGGGGTCTCCTAATGCTGGTTCTGGTTCTGGGTTCAATGGGGGCTTCAGTTCAAGCATGGAGTCAAAGTCCTCTGGTTGGGGTATGTAGGTATATGGCTTGGTTTTGGGAGGGTTGGGAAAGTAAATGAACATTTCCTTATTTTTATGGTAAGTacaatgaaaaatgcatttacattttttttctgtagagGTTTTCTTCAAGTTTGCAGGAGGTTCAGCTGTATATCCTCTATGAAGGAAACCAGTTGGCATTTTTccaatattaaatagttaatgaaCTCTAACTGCGTTGAAGAAAACCCCTTACCTTTGGTATTGCCCAGTGATAACTTAAAATCTTTACATgtatgatttgttttttttttttccccccatgttTCATGTAAATGAGAATCAACTATTGTTTAGAGCAGTCTTCctcctttttttaaatgtgtttacTGCTTCAAATACTGATCTCTGCTCCGCACGTTTTGTTTCTGTGGACCTGGAACTCAGCTCTTTTATATCCTGCCCTGGAATCATTCCTTCATAATTCCCATCAAGAAATCTGCTGCGGCTCACGGTGATTCTTAAGACGGTGGGTGATCCAATTTTTGTCCACTACTTTATTTCGTGGAAGTCGTACCAGCGCTTTTGAGAACGCACGGCTGTGAGATGGAACCAGAAGGCTGTTTGAACTGTGGGATTGTTGGTACCAAGGCATGAGAGGCTTGGGGTATGAGCGAGATCCAGAGAGCGTGCAAAGACCTGGTGGTGAattaagggatttttttttttttctaaacgttGGAGATGTGTCTCTCGATCCGGTGGCCATAGTGAGCGTGTGCAGAGAGCAGTGGGAGCAAGTAACGTACGAATGTTTCTTGCATTCAATGGACTTGTTCATTCGGaagattggggcttatttaccccCTGCCTAAAATTGTTTGAAATAGgtttatgtataaaaaaacaaaaaaaactctcCCTCTCCTTGAAATGTCTACTGCTGTGAATGCTGAATGATGTGTGCATTCTTTCCTGTTTAATGATAATGTGAGTCTTTGTGAACTGCATATGATGCTGGTGGGGTGGGTGGTGAACGCTCTGGAGTGAAATGAAAAATGCTCCTGTTCTAGCGTGTTGGGACTGTTTTTGGTTTGTAAGTAATACCAAGAATGCTGTTTGCTGCAGTCATGTGTTATGTGTTTGGATGCTTTTTACAAGACTTGTCTATGTAGGATTCTTAAATAAAACAATTTAACCAAGTAGTGCTTTCGATGTGATTTCTTGCCAAAACGAATATTGTAATTCAAAGACTTGACTGGGATATCATGAATCTGTCAATCACACTGTATAGATGTTTATACACCTGGGGACGATTATTTTGGACAGAAGTTGGCAGCACAAATTGCCACCGCATATAACGGCTCTCCTTATGGGGTGCCTTTGAACACTTGTCACCGCCCTCCATGATGTCTCCAGAGGGTGCCAGGCTGTAGCAACAACAGCTAAGAGTCTATTAAAGGCTGCCATTAGGCATGTATTATTCTGACACTaacgtgtgtatgtgtgtacacaTACCCTACTTAGgctacccctagttaaagacagacccctcttcccactgactgctggtgaagctctctgaatgctatcatatagtcccagactgccatgatcaagctgtaaggtgtctgtaatgaagctttattgatattccattatagcaaaaaattttaaaactccaattgtcactggggcaaaaatatttgtctggaactacaattatcaAATAGGTTCCATAGTTTGTTCTCAAGTCGAAactctcttgtatgtaacccggggactgcctgtattttaataGTCGTAGTAATAATTCCCCCTCCTacctttaaaatatataaaaataagtaaaatcaaacatgttgggtatccctGTGTCTTGATAATcaacatgtatatgtatataacagtcaaCACCCCACcaaaacagaaaatagcacccatatTTCTGAATTGCCACTAATTCTCATAACACATTTTcgatagtgatcaaaaggttgtacagcccCCAAAATGCTAAATGGTcgatgaaaacgtcagcttgtcctgcaaaaaacctGCGTAAGGTGAATTTCTGTATGTACACTGAGGTATGAAAAGTTTTGGTATCTCGGGGATTGTACTGACCCAGTGAATAAAGGAAAGCTCCTGGTTTTGGCATAAACTGTATCTGAAAAATTGAACATGTGGCTGCACCCTtatggtgtttaaccccttcacgctctgtgacggatatattGGCCACAGagctataaagagggctcacgtcCTGAGCcgccttcatacagagatgggctttgctgcatattgcaggtgttaacctttTGTATGGCGTCGGCAAAGACGCACAGgcgtaaaacgtaataaacagtaaaaatctaacGCATTAGGAATTGCTGCATccaaaaaatgcctgatctatcaaaatataaaaactgttactggcagtgacctccataacggaaaatggcacTTATGCCCAAAATAGCATAAGTGTTCAAAATgttgcagtcctcaaaatggtagcaatgaaaacgttggctaattttgcaaaaaatgacacttcacacagctccgtgcaccaaaataTGAGAAAGTTGGCATCAGAtggtaaatttttatttttttaaattcgttttaatttttgaaaatgtgttaatgcaataaaacctatataaactttgtatcactgtgatcgtaccaaacccaagaataaagtagaggtgttatttggagcacacagtgagtcttaaaaactgagcccacaagaacgtgacgcacatgggttttgtttttgtttttttttcccagtacacggcatggaataatacaaAACATCACGgaaaagtaaagtttttttttttttttttacgcacaagcccatacacagaaaaatgaaaaagttatggctttccccagcaccacgacggcaccaaccagagagagggatccacccccggggacaggaaacctgagcataaaaacacgCCCCTCCTATCCtacctcagtggtttcctgtccctggcggGAACCTGAGTGTTAAGAGGATTACTACCTGGTGCCTGTCAGACGGCAGGTACTAGGTTTTGAACCCGGCCAGTGAGCTGGAGGTTATCCAGATCTGGAGCGATCCAAAGCAGCACAGGCGAGGTGCTGCGGGTCTAGGCAAAGTGTCAGCAATGATAGTTGCCATTATGTGTGTCCTAGCCCCAGAAACAACATGATGTATAATGGGGACTAGAGTGTGCCTGTTCTGGTTTTCTGCTGCACGGTACCGACCCCAGAGTGGGAGCAGGTATGCAGGGAGACGTGTCCAGTATCCGACCTCTCCAGAAGGAGGATTCACAGTTGCATGGTGTGATTCCTCCTCTCCAAACACACCTCACGTGGTGAATGGCGCTAACAGGATGGGACTTCGGGCATCCTGTACAGTACACACCTCCAGTGGAATGGGTTGTGTCTGTTGGATTATCTCTTATGAGGGGGCTCACAGAACCTGACAAAAAGGTCACCGTATCCCCACAGACCCGGAAAAACCATCGTACCCATAGGAGAGTTCCGGGTGgtaagtctattttttttttttattacactcaTGATATGAAATGTGTAATATGGATTCTAGTTAACCCATGGATACATTGGAAAACtaccagccattctaagctgaacatACTTGCTCTCGTCAGGTCTAAAATCCTGTTCAGTAGCTTGGGTTACAGCTTGGATTAATTACCCTTGCAGCCAGCTTCAGCTAATTGGCTAACGGCTTGCAGGTTAACCTCTTCTCCCAGTGTGGAGAAGAGTTTAGTGTGGAGGTGCCTCAAGGAAACACATGGTTTCTGTTTATTATGGCGTCCTGCACAGAACTCGCTGATGGTCAGATTGTGGTGTATGTTTAACTGAGCAGATCAGGAGACAAAAAATGCTACATAAACTGTTTGCAAGCATGCTCTGAATTATAGCCTATGAGCGTTTACTACAGCTAAGTGCAACTAAAGGGAATTCTGCACTTGTATGAGAGTTTCAGGTAGTTCAGTCAATCATCTAACGACTTGCAGGTTAGCCTCCCCTCCAGGTATGGAGAGAAGTTCAGGACTGAGACACTTCACAGAGCACATGATTGCTCTTCAGTTATCTTGGGTCTGAACCACATGCCGCTTTCATAAAGCATTGCTTGGACACAGAAAGTGAGTTTCCATCAACATGGATCACCTGGCTCAAAATTACAAGAGGTAGAAAACCCCTCATTATCGGGTGCTTCTATGCCTGCAAACTTGTTTAGTTTGAAAGCTACTCTTTTATGGCATATTGCAGTTTGGTAACTTTGGTGTGCAATTTCCTAACTTAATTCAAACTGCTCTCTCCAACCTTGTTCATCTGCATACAATAGGATATAAAAGGTTTGCTCATATAATACATTGTGGTTGTGGGGCCACTGCACACATTGACTTTATATTAGTTAGGAAGGGGCACTGGTATTATCCACAGTTCCAGTAATTGTATTTGTGATTTTTGAGCGCCAGTGCATGGAAAGATGGGAATCCTCACTAAAGACAGAGCAGCTTTATAACAGGAGGTATAGAAGATATTGTTAATTATGCCTGAATCCTTGTGGGAGCAGTGTTCCAGAAACCAAGCAAGTTATGATAAATAATGCCAAAACCTTTACTGGGAATAGTTGTTCCTCAGATACATAAGATACGGTAGGAGATGTAAATGATAATATAACCCTGGCTGTGAATACTTCCACAgacacagagtaatgtgaatgaggctatactccttgctgtgagcggtggttccacaaatacacaataatagttgcGATGAATAATTCCACAGgcacagagtaatgtgaatgaggctatactccttgctgtgagcggtggttccacaaatacacaataatagttgcGATGAATAATTCCACAGgcacagagtaatgtgaatgaggctatactccttgctgtgagcggtggttccacaaatacacaataatagttgcGATGAATAATTCCACAGgcacagagtaatgtgaatgaggctatactccttgttgtgagcggtggttccacaaatacacaataatagttgcGGTGAATAATTCCACAGgcacagagtaatgtgaatgatgctatactccttgttgtgagcggtggttccacaaatacacaataatagttgctgtgaatagtcccacaggcatagagtaatgtgaatgatgctatactccttgttgtgagcggtggttccacaaatacacaataatagttgctgtgaatagtcccacaggcatagagtaatgtgaatgatgctatactccttgttgtgagcggtggttccacaaatacacaataatagttgctg comes from Engystomops pustulosus chromosome 6, aEngPut4.maternal, whole genome shotgun sequence and encodes:
- the TARDBP gene encoding TAR DNA-binding protein 43 isoform X1, which gives rise to MEMEYIRVAEDENEEPMEIPSEDDGTVLLSTVTAQFPGACGLRYRNPVNQCMRGVRLVEGILHAPESGWGNLVYVVNYPKDNKRKMDETDASSAVKIKRAVTKTSDLIVLGLPWKTTEQDLKDYFSTFGEVIMVQVKKDAKTGHSKGFGFVRFADYETQVKVMSQRHMIDGRWCDCKLPNSKQSPDEPMRSRKVFVGRCTEDMTAEELRQFFTQYGEVVDVFIPKPFRAFSFVTFADDQVAQSLCGEDLIIKGVSVHVSTAEPKHNNNNRSPLERGGRFPGPNFGNQGYPNNRPNSGGLGNNQPNNMGGGGGGGMNFGAFSINPAMMAAAQAALQSSWGMMGMLASQQNQPGPQGNNQGQGNQPRDQSQSFGSASNSYGSNSGAIGWGSPNAGSGSGFNGGFSSSMESKSSGWGM
- the TARDBP gene encoding TAR DNA-binding protein 43 isoform X2, which translates into the protein MDETDASSAVKIKRAVTKTSDLIVLGLPWKTTEQDLKDYFSTFGEVIMVQVKKDAKTGHSKGFGFVRFADYETQVKVMSQRHMIDGRWCDCKLPNSKQSPDEPMRSRKVFVGRCTEDMTAEELRQFFTQYGEVVDVFIPKPFRAFSFVTFADDQVAQSLCGEDLIIKGVSVHVSTAEPKHNNNNRSPLERGGRFPGPNFGNQGYPNNRPNSGGLGNNQPNNMGGGGGGGMNFGAFSINPAMMAAAQAALQSSWGMMGMLASQQNQPGPQGNNQGQGNQPRDQSQSFGSASNSYGSNSGAIGWGSPNAGSGSGFNGGFSSSMESKSSGWGM